A single Dermacentor variabilis isolate Ectoservices chromosome 9, ASM5094787v1, whole genome shotgun sequence DNA region contains:
- the LOC142557393 gene encoding uncharacterized protein LOC142557393, giving the protein MAAAALCVIGWSGQVQIGVGFVMPLNKWHYIFKSASDGKCPLEVAWHLWTPVQAGESSLTGQACRTMCRASWKLPATPEKVAALKNCLAKYISDHPMMPPAPHPENHLASLRKHLWSSLTQAGRQSKRVEK; this is encoded by the exons atggctgcagcagcactgtgtgTAATCGGATGGTCTGGTCAG GTACAGATTGGTGTGGGATTTGTGATGCCACTCAACAAGTGGCATTACATATTCAAGTCTGCTTCCGACGGAAAGTGCCCATTAGAGGTGGCATGGCACCTGTGGACACCAGTGCAAGCAGGTGAAAGCAGCCTGACTGGACAGGCCTGCCGGACAATGTGCCGCGCATCTTGGAAGCTTCCGGCAACACCGGAGAAAGTGGCTGCTTTGAAGA ACTGCCTGGCGAAATACATAAGTGACCATCCAATGATGCCACCTGCACCACATCCGGAGAACCACCTTGCTTCCCTGCGAAAGCACCTTTGGAGCTCTCTTACACAAGCAGGACGCCAGAGCAAGCGAGTGGAAAAGTAA